The following proteins are co-located in the Thermus thermophilus HB8 genome:
- a CDS encoding DNA/RNA nuclease SfsA, which yields MELPLPPLLPCRILRRANRFVVEADVGPLHLANTGRLTELLLPGTRGHYHPRPTAKTRGRLYLVEREGVLVGVDATLAGPLLERLLRAGRYGPLEALRREVGLQGERLDFWARVGGREAFFEAKNANRLEGALALFPDAPTSRGARHLRLLAALAREGYGAFAVWLVQHPLAEAFALDPADRALLEAAQAAREAGVVLEAYRVRPSLEALRLEAPLPWVWL from the coding sequence ATGGAGCTTCCCCTTCCTCCCCTCCTTCCCTGCCGGATCCTCCGGCGGGCGAACCGGTTCGTGGTGGAGGCGGACGTGGGCCCCCTCCACCTCGCCAACACGGGCCGCCTCACCGAGCTTCTCCTCCCCGGAACCCGGGGCCACTACCACCCGAGGCCCACGGCCAAGACCCGGGGGCGGCTTTACCTGGTGGAGCGGGAAGGCGTCCTCGTGGGGGTGGACGCCACCCTGGCGGGGCCCCTTCTGGAAAGGCTCCTTCGCGCCGGGCGCTACGGACCCCTGGAGGCCTTGCGGCGGGAGGTGGGGCTACAAGGGGAAAGGCTGGACTTCTGGGCCCGGGTGGGGGGAAGGGAGGCCTTCTTTGAGGCCAAGAACGCGAACCGGCTGGAGGGGGCCCTCGCCCTCTTCCCCGACGCCCCCACCTCGAGGGGGGCGCGCCACCTTCGCCTCCTCGCCGCCTTGGCCCGGGAGGGGTACGGGGCCTTCGCCGTCTGGCTCGTCCAGCACCCCCTGGCCGAGGCCTTTGCCCTGGACCCCGCGGACCGGGCCCTCCTCGAGGCCGCCCAAGCGGCGCGGGAGGCCGGGGTGGTCCTGGAGGCCTATAGGGTTCGGCCGAGCCTGGAGGCCCTCCGCCTCGAGGCCCCCCTCCCCTGGGTCTGGCTCTAA
- a CDS encoding alanine/glycine:cation symporter family protein, which translates to MDILAWNETLNRIVFGFPMKLVYLLVGAYLVIFRIRWFSAPLRMARVAFSETLGAIRERAYGFGGQITPYQATMVALSATLGTGHLLGMLAAVLVGGPGAVFWMWVGYFFGTGTKFAEATLAVHYRRRFADGSVSGGPMYYLSRGLPRLRFLGHLFAFFAAVAAFGIGNLSQAGAVGGALAPLGAPPALVGLFLALLVGLVLGGGIVRVARFAQVVVPLKLLLFLVALGPLLVLYAGRIPEALALVFQAAFTPEAALGGAAGYSLFAVINAGLGRGIFANEAGLGSAAIAHAQAQVDHPVRQGFWGVTEMLVSFLVTSLTALTFVASGLWREGGGAAEAAQALFQAHPLGGVVLALTVAVFALGTMVSWGFYGEEAAAFLLGEGVRWPYRLAFATLAFVGPLGGLEAFLAVSDTLNGLMALPNLLGLVLLGGVVGRLVYGFFRGEPWVPPR; encoded by the coding sequence ATGGACATCCTGGCCTGGAACGAAACCTTGAACCGCATCGTTTTCGGCTTTCCCATGAAGCTGGTCTACCTCCTGGTGGGGGCCTACCTGGTGATCTTCCGGATCCGCTGGTTCAGCGCCCCCCTCAGGATGGCGCGGGTGGCCTTCAGCGAGACCCTGGGGGCGATCCGGGAGCGGGCCTACGGCTTCGGCGGCCAGATCACCCCCTACCAGGCCACCATGGTGGCCCTCTCCGCCACCCTGGGCACGGGCCACCTTTTGGGGATGCTGGCGGCGGTCCTCGTGGGGGGGCCGGGGGCGGTCTTCTGGATGTGGGTGGGCTACTTCTTCGGCACCGGCACGAAGTTCGCCGAGGCCACCCTGGCGGTCCACTACCGCCGCCGCTTCGCCGACGGCTCCGTTTCCGGCGGGCCCATGTACTACCTTTCCCGGGGGCTTCCTAGGCTGCGCTTCCTGGGCCACCTCTTCGCCTTCTTCGCCGCGGTGGCCGCTTTTGGCATCGGCAACCTCTCCCAGGCGGGGGCGGTGGGGGGGGCCCTGGCCCCCTTGGGGGCCCCGCCCGCTTTGGTGGGCCTCTTCCTCGCCCTTCTGGTGGGCCTCGTCCTGGGCGGGGGGATCGTGCGGGTGGCCCGCTTCGCCCAGGTGGTGGTGCCCTTGAAGCTCCTCCTCTTCCTGGTGGCCTTGGGGCCCCTCCTCGTCCTTTACGCCGGGAGGATTCCCGAGGCCCTGGCCCTGGTCTTCCAGGCCGCCTTCACCCCGGAGGCGGCCTTGGGCGGGGCCGCGGGCTACAGCCTCTTCGCCGTAATCAACGCCGGGCTTGGCCGGGGCATCTTCGCCAACGAGGCGGGGCTGGGCTCGGCCGCCATCGCCCACGCCCAGGCCCAGGTGGACCACCCCGTGCGCCAGGGGTTCTGGGGGGTCACGGAGATGCTCGTGAGCTTCCTGGTGACCTCCCTCACCGCCCTCACCTTCGTCGCCTCCGGGCTTTGGCGGGAAGGGGGTGGCGCCGCCGAGGCCGCCCAGGCCCTCTTCCAGGCCCACCCCTTGGGAGGCGTGGTCCTCGCCCTCACCGTGGCGGTCTTCGCCCTGGGGACCATGGTCTCCTGGGGGTTTTACGGCGAGGAGGCCGCGGCCTTCCTCCTCGGGGAGGGCGTTCGCTGGCCCTACCGCCTCGCCTTCGCCACCCTCGCCTTCGTGGGGCCCTTGGGGGGCCTCGAGGCCTTTTTGGCCGTCTCCGACACCCTAAACGGCCTCATGGCCCTTCCCAACCTCCTGGGGCTGGTCCTTCTGGGCGGGGTGGTGGGACGCCTGGTCTACGGCTTCTTCCGCGGGGAGCCCTGGGTGCCCCCCCGCTAA
- a CDS encoding alpha/beta hydrolase: MHLLLLHGFTSHPVLTLGPLSERLKEAGWEVRQPALPGHGTRPEDLLKVRFQDWLLAAEEAYLELPEPRGVVGLSMGGLLAAHLAARHPTKALVALAPAFALKNPLAPYLHWLIPRFPGPPSIEDPELRKRNPNYPYFPTRAVLELLALMRKTPEVLPRVKARALVVEAGKDRVVKGVDRYFALLGSPRKDHLVFPESGHDLLLDRDREEVARAVRDWLLASDNYLQ, from the coding sequence ATGCACCTTCTCCTCCTCCACGGCTTCACTTCCCACCCCGTCCTCACCCTCGGCCCCCTGTCGGAAAGGCTTAAGGAGGCGGGGTGGGAGGTGCGCCAGCCCGCCCTGCCGGGCCACGGCACGCGGCCCGAGGACCTCCTAAAGGTGCGCTTTCAGGACTGGCTCCTGGCGGCGGAGGAGGCCTACCTGGAGCTTCCCGAGCCCCGGGGGGTGGTGGGGCTTTCCATGGGGGGGCTTCTCGCCGCCCACCTCGCCGCCCGCCACCCCACAAAGGCCCTCGTGGCCCTGGCCCCCGCCTTCGCCCTGAAAAACCCCTTGGCGCCCTACCTCCACTGGCTCATCCCCCGCTTTCCCGGCCCGCCCTCCATAGAGGACCCGGAGCTCAGGAAGCGCAACCCCAACTACCCCTACTTCCCCACCCGGGCCGTCCTGGAGCTCCTCGCCCTCATGCGCAAGACCCCGGAGGTCCTCCCCCGGGTGAAGGCCCGGGCCCTGGTGGTGGAGGCGGGGAAAGACCGGGTGGTGAAGGGGGTGGACCGGTACTTCGCCCTCTTGGGAAGCCCGAGGAAGGACCACCTCGTCTTCCCGGAAAGCGGCCACGACCTCCTCCTGGACCGGGACCGGGAGGAGGTGGCCCGGGCGGTGCGCGACTGGCTTCTTGCAAGTGATAACTACTTGCAATAA
- a CDS encoding ZIP family metal transporter, with translation MEGLPITPWTVFLYAFLTAVATGLGALPFLFTRGITRRHLGLANAAAAGLMVAASFGLIYEGVNYSLGRTLVGVGLGLLFILLAHRYLEGREVNLGDLKGLDARKALMMVGIMTLHSFAEGVGVGVAFGGGEALGVFISLAIAVHNIPEGLAISLVLVPRGVSVLGAAFWSVFSSLPQPLMAVPAYLFVETFQPFLPVGLGLAAGAMIWMAAAELLPDALKEAEAEGVATVLTLSVALMVAFQILIGG, from the coding sequence ATGGAAGGCCTGCCCATCACTCCCTGGACGGTGTTCCTCTACGCCTTCCTCACCGCCGTCGCCACAGGCCTCGGCGCCCTCCCCTTCCTCTTCACCCGCGGGATCACGCGGCGGCACCTCGGCCTCGCCAACGCCGCCGCCGCCGGGCTCATGGTGGCGGCGAGCTTCGGCCTGATCTACGAGGGGGTGAACTACAGCCTGGGGCGGACCCTGGTGGGCGTGGGCCTCGGCCTCCTCTTCATCCTCCTCGCCCACCGCTACCTCGAGGGCCGGGAGGTGAACCTCGGCGACCTCAAGGGCCTGGACGCCCGCAAGGCCCTGATGATGGTGGGCATCATGACCCTTCACTCCTTCGCCGAAGGGGTGGGGGTGGGGGTGGCCTTCGGGGGCGGGGAGGCCCTCGGGGTCTTCATCTCCTTGGCCATCGCCGTGCACAACATCCCCGAGGGACTCGCCATCAGCCTCGTCCTCGTTCCCCGGGGGGTGAGCGTGCTCGGGGCCGCCTTTTGGAGCGTCTTCTCCAGCCTGCCCCAGCCCCTCATGGCCGTGCCCGCCTACCTCTTCGTGGAAACCTTCCAACCCTTCCTGCCGGTGGGGCTTGGCCTCGCCGCCGGGGCCATGATCTGGATGGCCGCGGCCGAGCTCCTCCCCGACGCCCTGAAGGAGGCCGAGGCCGAGGGGGTGGCCACGGTCCTCACCCTCTCCGTGGCCCTGATGGTGGCCTTCCAGATCCTGATCGGGGGCTAA
- a CDS encoding DUF4388 domain-containing protein: MLSGDLAEFPFPSLVGALMSAGRTGRLHLRPPFLEAEVYLRGGQVVHAKAQAGERALEGEEALDLLVGLRRAPFVFEPEALPPHTTLLGGLEVPARLAQAQAAWEKVKLPADWGLRLRLPREGSAVELPPEALGLLARVEGKRIAEVLLAPGVLRQARVLSTLLEVGALEAYPEVDLPPEPLVVLPIYGPGSGVAYVDEALYAQWARAIRRGFRVRLLPLGAVLEVRPRPNLQGRVGLMEEDLKRLRLRRGDKVEAVPEV, translated from the coding sequence ATGCTTTCGGGGGATCTGGCCGAGTTCCCGTTTCCCTCCCTGGTGGGGGCGCTGATGAGCGCCGGGCGCACGGGGAGGCTGCACCTGCGTCCCCCTTTTTTGGAGGCCGAGGTCTACCTTCGGGGCGGGCAGGTGGTCCACGCCAAGGCCCAGGCGGGGGAGAGGGCCTTGGAAGGGGAGGAGGCCCTGGACCTCCTGGTGGGGCTCAGGCGGGCCCCCTTCGTCTTTGAGCCCGAGGCGCTTCCGCCCCACACCACCCTGCTTGGGGGCCTCGAGGTCCCGGCCCGGCTCGCCCAGGCCCAGGCCGCCTGGGAGAAGGTCAAGCTGCCCGCCGACTGGGGCCTCCGCCTCCGCCTACCCCGGGAGGGGAGCGCGGTGGAGCTTCCCCCGGAGGCGCTAGGCCTCCTCGCCCGGGTGGAGGGGAAGCGGATCGCCGAGGTCCTCCTCGCCCCCGGGGTGTTGCGGCAGGCCCGGGTCCTCAGCACCCTCCTGGAGGTGGGGGCCCTGGAGGCCTACCCCGAGGTGGACCTTCCCCCCGAGCCCCTCGTGGTCCTCCCCATCTACGGGCCGGGCTCGGGGGTGGCCTACGTGGACGAGGCCCTCTACGCCCAGTGGGCCCGGGCCATCCGCCGAGGGTTTAGGGTGCGGCTCCTGCCCCTGGGGGCGGTCCTCGAGGTCCGCCCCCGGCCCAACCTCCAGGGGAGGGTGGGGCTTATGGAGGAGGACCTGAAGCGCCTGCGCCTCCGCCGGGGGGACAAGGTGGAGGCCGTGCCGGAGGTGTAG
- a CDS encoding SWIM zinc finger family protein, translating to MALFPPEKEEDFAAFFPEEVLRRGLAYAREGRVRRVFRVGERLLGEVQGSEPRPYRVEVGPGLVGSCTCPYPFFPCKHAAALLYAYLERRPEDLWPRLEALSPEEAKGLLLRLATLPEVAFLLKELLSPEEVFAEGVRRLRQAFRLGGGEEEAKALLLSLPQAGREEVAAFLEALLEAPFDPGPYLGPVLRRYLDLGGELAFLLKLYLRHPFEALGEAFLALGEKAPEKALALLAGGEPLKRALKAELLFRLGREEEALGVLREGLEGVEDYLAFVERLLRLGRREEALRYAEEAVAWFGRDPRLLPLLDLLVAHRGGVGDHRARFRLRPNLEDYLALKAKLGRGFAEERPRLLRQVQDPALLARIHLLEEDWKALDRLLKRASPEAYPALAAVLEERLPQEAARLYLEAAKARVEAGGRAAYREAAGLLGRLARLDPKRAREAAWGLVRAYPRRRALREELAPLLGSPHEPHP from the coding sequence GTGGCGCTTTTTCCCCCGGAGAAGGAGGAGGACTTCGCCGCCTTTTTCCCCGAGGAGGTCCTCCGCCGGGGCCTGGCCTACGCCAGGGAGGGCCGGGTGAGGCGGGTCTTCCGGGTGGGGGAGAGGCTTTTGGGGGAGGTGCAGGGCTCGGAGCCCAGGCCCTACCGGGTGGAGGTGGGGCCGGGGCTTGTGGGGAGCTGCACCTGCCCCTACCCCTTCTTTCCCTGCAAGCACGCGGCCGCCCTCCTCTACGCTTACCTAGAAAGGCGGCCTGAGGACCTGTGGCCCCGCCTCGAGGCCCTCTCCCCCGAGGAGGCCAAGGGGCTTCTCCTGCGGCTTGCCACCCTGCCCGAGGTGGCCTTCCTTCTCAAGGAGCTCCTTTCTCCCGAGGAGGTTTTTGCCGAAGGGGTTCGGCGCCTAAGGCAGGCCTTTCGCCTGGGCGGGGGGGAGGAGGAGGCCAAGGCGCTTCTCCTTAGCCTCCCCCAGGCGGGGAGGGAGGAGGTGGCGGCCTTTCTGGAGGCCCTCCTCGAGGCTCCCTTTGACCCCGGGCCTTACCTCGGGCCGGTCCTCCGCCGCTACCTGGACCTTGGAGGGGAGCTTGCCTTCCTCCTCAAGCTCTACCTCCGCCACCCCTTTGAGGCCCTGGGGGAGGCCTTCCTGGCCCTGGGGGAGAAGGCGCCGGAGAAGGCCCTGGCCCTCCTTGCGGGGGGGGAGCCCCTGAAGCGCGCCCTTAAGGCGGAGCTCCTCTTCCGGCTCGGGCGGGAGGAGGAGGCCTTGGGGGTCTTGCGGGAGGGGCTTGAGGGGGTGGAGGACTACCTGGCCTTCGTGGAGCGCCTCTTGCGCCTGGGCAGGCGGGAGGAGGCCCTGCGGTACGCCGAGGAGGCCGTGGCCTGGTTCGGCAGGGACCCAAGGCTCCTTCCCCTCCTGGACCTCCTCGTGGCCCACCGGGGCGGGGTGGGGGACCACCGGGCCCGCTTTCGCCTGAGGCCTAACCTCGAGGACTACCTGGCCCTCAAGGCCAAGCTGGGCCGGGGCTTCGCCGAGGAGCGGCCCCGCCTCCTGCGCCAGGTGCAAGACCCCGCCCTCCTCGCCCGCATCCACCTCCTGGAGGAGGACTGGAAGGCCCTGGACCGCCTCCTCAAGCGGGCTTCCCCGGAGGCCTACCCCGCCCTCGCCGCGGTCCTGGAGGAGAGGCTTCCCCAGGAGGCGGCCCGGCTTTACCTGGAGGCGGCCAAGGCCCGGGTGGAGGCGGGGGGGCGGGCGGCCTACCGGGAGGCGGCGGGGCTTCTTGGGCGGCTTGCCCGCCTGGACCCCAAGAGGGCCCGGGAGGCCGCTTGGGGCCTGGTTCGGGCCTATCCCCGAAGGCGGGCCCTGCGGGAGGAGCTCGCCCCCCTCTTGGGGAGTCCTCATGAACCTCACCCATAA